A portion of the Microbacterium hominis genome contains these proteins:
- a CDS encoding carbohydrate ABC transporter permease has translation MTTLTTPGPAVDAGPGPAPERRSRRGARRKRLEIALFVSPALILFLGFVIVPVALAAVYSFYNLPAAFQWSDLAEPERFVGFDNYVRALTTPEFQKAIANTFFILVMSLLVQGPLAIGVALLLNRPLRGRGPLRLLIFVPYVLAEVIAGLSWKLILQPAGAVNATLESLGLGAFAQNWLADPSIALWTIFVILTWKYIGFAILLFLAGLQGIPDELAEAAQIDGASWWQIQRHITLPLLGPTIRIWAFLSIIGSLQVFDMVWVTVAPAVRRIATETMATYMVQQGQFAGQPGYGSAIAVILFVISLVIALTYQRFALRRDLAGAVTSGARR, from the coding sequence ATGACCACTCTCACCACCCCCGGGCCCGCGGTCGACGCGGGCCCGGGCCCTGCCCCCGAACGCCGCTCGCGGCGTGGTGCGCGGCGTAAGCGCCTCGAGATCGCGCTGTTCGTCTCGCCCGCCCTGATCCTCTTCCTCGGCTTCGTCATCGTGCCGGTGGCGCTGGCCGCGGTGTACAGCTTCTACAACCTCCCCGCCGCGTTCCAGTGGAGCGACCTGGCCGAGCCCGAGCGCTTCGTCGGGTTCGACAACTACGTGCGCGCCCTCACCACGCCCGAGTTCCAGAAGGCGATCGCCAACACGTTCTTCATCCTCGTGATGTCGCTGCTCGTGCAGGGTCCCCTCGCCATCGGCGTCGCGCTGCTGCTGAACCGGCCGCTGCGCGGCCGCGGCCCCCTGCGGCTCCTCATCTTCGTCCCCTACGTGCTTGCCGAGGTGATCGCCGGTCTCTCCTGGAAGCTCATCCTCCAGCCCGCCGGCGCGGTCAACGCCACGCTCGAGTCGCTCGGCCTGGGCGCGTTCGCCCAGAACTGGCTCGCCGACCCGTCGATCGCCCTGTGGACGATCTTCGTCATCCTCACCTGGAAGTACATCGGCTTCGCCATCCTCCTGTTCCTCGCCGGCCTCCAGGGGATTCCCGACGAGCTCGCCGAGGCCGCGCAGATCGACGGCGCGAGCTGGTGGCAGATCCAGCGCCACATCACGCTGCCGCTGCTGGGCCCCACGATCCGCATCTGGGCGTTCCTGTCGATCATCGGCTCGCTGCAGGTGTTCGACATGGTGTGGGTGACCGTCGCCCCCGCCGTCCGCCGCATCGCCACCGAGACGATGGCGACCTACATGGTGCAGCAGGGCCAGTTCGCCGGGCAGCCCGGCTACGGCAGCGCCATCGCCGTGATCCTCTTCGTGATCTCCCTCGTCATCGCGCTGACCTATCAGCGCTTCGCCCTGCGCCGCGATCTCGCGGGCGCCGTCACCTCGGGAGCCCGCCGATGA
- the xylA gene encoding xylose isomerase, producing MPTPTRADKFSFGLWTIGYNGTDPFGGPTRPALDVVHAVEKLAELGAYGLTFHDDDLFAFGSTDAERQTQIDRLKGALADTGLIVPMVTTNLFSAPVFKDGGFTANDRDVRRFALRKVFRQLDLGAELGAKTFVMWGGREGAEYDSAKDVRQALERYREAVNLLGQYVVDKGYDIKFAIEPKPNEPRGDILLPTLGHAIAFIDSLERPELVGLNPEVGHEQMAGLNFAAGIAQALYHGKLFHIDLNGQRGIKYDQDLVFGHGDLHNAFALVDLLENGGPGGVPAYEGPRHFDYKPSRTEDEKGVWESAAANMRTYLLLKERAAAFRADPEVQEALAAAKVDELSVPTLNPGESYDELLADRTAWEEFDASVYLGGKGAGFVRLQQLATEHLMGAR from the coding sequence ATGCCCACCCCCACTCGCGCCGACAAGTTCTCGTTCGGTCTCTGGACGATCGGCTACAACGGCACCGACCCCTTCGGCGGACCGACCCGCCCCGCCCTCGATGTCGTGCACGCGGTCGAGAAGCTCGCCGAGCTCGGCGCCTACGGCCTCACCTTCCACGACGACGACCTCTTCGCCTTCGGCTCGACCGACGCCGAGCGTCAGACGCAGATCGACCGCCTGAAGGGCGCGCTGGCCGACACCGGCCTCATCGTGCCGATGGTGACCACCAACCTCTTCTCGGCCCCCGTCTTCAAGGACGGCGGCTTCACCGCCAACGATCGCGACGTGCGCCGCTTCGCCCTGCGCAAGGTCTTCCGCCAGCTCGACCTCGGCGCCGAGCTCGGCGCCAAGACGTTCGTCATGTGGGGCGGACGCGAGGGCGCCGAGTACGACTCGGCCAAGGACGTGCGCCAGGCCCTCGAGCGCTACCGCGAGGCCGTCAACCTCCTCGGCCAGTACGTGGTCGACAAGGGCTACGACATCAAGTTCGCCATCGAGCCCAAGCCCAACGAGCCCCGCGGCGACATCCTGCTGCCGACCCTCGGCCACGCGATCGCGTTCATCGATTCGCTCGAGCGCCCCGAGCTCGTGGGCCTGAACCCCGAGGTCGGCCACGAGCAGATGGCGGGCCTGAACTTCGCCGCCGGCATCGCCCAGGCGCTGTACCACGGCAAGCTCTTCCACATCGACCTCAACGGCCAGCGCGGCATCAAGTACGACCAGGACCTCGTGTTCGGCCATGGCGACCTGCACAACGCGTTCGCCCTCGTCGACCTGCTCGAGAACGGCGGCCCCGGCGGCGTGCCCGCCTACGAGGGCCCCCGCCACTTCGACTACAAGCCCTCGCGCACCGAGGACGAGAAGGGCGTGTGGGAGTCGGCCGCGGCCAACATGCGCACCTACCTGCTGCTCAAGGAGCGCGCCGCCGCATTCCGCGCCGACCCCGAGGTGCAGGAGGCGCTCGCCGCCGCGAAGGTCGACGAGCTCTCGGTCCCGACCCTCAACCCCGGCGAGTCGTACGACGAGCTGCTCGCCGACCGCACCGCGTGGGAGGAGTTCGACGCCTCGGTGTACCTCGGCGGCAAGGGCGCCGGCTTCGTGCGCCTGCAGCAGCTGGCCACCGAGCACCTGATGGGCGCCCGCTGA
- a CDS encoding ABC transporter substrate-binding protein, with translation MNTRSSVRLAAGAAAAGIAIATLAGCSAGGSDSADSEGGDVTLTWWHNATSGPLPAVWEEVAAEFEEANPGVTVEQTGYQNEELQRTLIPNALAAGDPPDLFQVWPGGELRDQVANGYLMALDDVIPDTVSSVGATVNPWQVDGATYGVPFTFGIEGVWYNTEEFEAAGIDTPETFDDLVDAVGALRESGVAPIAVGAGDGWPAAHWWYQFALKSCSPETLAAAETEFDFSDDCWVEAGEQLQDFLGIEPFQDGFLGTPAQQGAGSSAGLLANGQASMELMGHWNAGVIGGLTPDQEVPAFLGWFPMPGIDGAAGDPTAALGGGDGFGCSSDAPPECADLLAFIMSEDVQKRFAASGSGIPTVPAAQDSLEDPNLKMVAEGLAEASFVQLWLDTAFGTTVGNAMNEGIVNLFAGTGTPEEIVQRMQDAAATL, from the coding sequence ATGAACACACGCAGCTCAGTCCGGCTCGCCGCCGGCGCTGCCGCCGCGGGCATCGCGATCGCGACGCTCGCCGGCTGCTCGGCGGGCGGCTCCGACTCCGCCGACAGCGAAGGTGGCGACGTCACCCTCACGTGGTGGCACAACGCGACCTCCGGCCCCCTTCCCGCGGTGTGGGAGGAGGTGGCGGCCGAGTTCGAGGAGGCCAATCCCGGCGTCACCGTCGAGCAGACCGGCTACCAGAACGAAGAGCTCCAGCGCACCCTCATCCCGAACGCGCTGGCCGCCGGTGACCCGCCGGACCTCTTCCAGGTCTGGCCGGGCGGCGAGCTGCGCGACCAGGTTGCCAACGGCTACCTCATGGCGCTCGACGACGTCATCCCCGACACGGTGTCCAGCGTCGGCGCGACCGTCAACCCGTGGCAGGTCGACGGCGCCACCTACGGTGTCCCCTTCACCTTCGGCATCGAGGGCGTCTGGTACAACACCGAGGAGTTCGAGGCCGCCGGCATCGACACGCCCGAGACCTTCGACGACCTCGTCGATGCGGTCGGCGCGCTCAGGGAGAGCGGCGTCGCCCCGATCGCGGTCGGCGCCGGCGACGGCTGGCCGGCTGCCCACTGGTGGTACCAGTTCGCGCTGAAGTCCTGCTCGCCCGAGACCCTCGCCGCCGCCGAGACGGAGTTCGACTTCAGCGACGACTGCTGGGTCGAAGCCGGCGAGCAGCTGCAGGACTTCCTCGGCATCGAGCCCTTCCAGGACGGCTTCCTCGGCACGCCCGCCCAGCAGGGCGCGGGCAGCTCGGCGGGCCTCCTCGCCAACGGACAGGCCTCGATGGAGCTCATGGGCCACTGGAACGCCGGCGTGATCGGCGGCCTCACCCCCGACCAGGAGGTCCCCGCGTTCCTCGGCTGGTTCCCGATGCCGGGCATCGACGGCGCCGCCGGCGACCCGACCGCCGCCCTCGGCGGCGGCGACGGCTTCGGCTGCTCGTCGGACGCCCCGCCGGAGTGCGCCGACCTGCTCGCCTTCATCATGAGCGAGGACGTGCAGAAGCGATTCGCCGCCAGCGGCTCAGGCATCCCCACCGTTCCGGCCGCGCAGGACTCGCTCGAGGACCCGAACCTCAAGATGGTCGCGGAGGGCCTCGCCGAGGCATCCTTCGTCCAGCTCTGGCTCGACACCGCCTTCGGCACCACGGTCGGCAACGCCATGAACGAGGGCATCGTCAACCTCTTCGCCGGCACCGGCACGCCGGAGGAGATCGTGCAGCGGATGCAGGACGCGGCAGCGACCCTCTGA
- a CDS encoding LacI family DNA-binding transcriptional regulator: protein MSDARPADRVTLAAIAAEAGVSLATVSKVLNGRTDVAPATRSRLEEHLAQHGYTRRAAKQRSEFVELVFHELEPSWSMEVIEGVEDVAHAAGLSVVLTVSGDRHQPGPEWIDGVLRRRPVGVVLVFSDISVRYRDKLRASGIPFVVVDPAGDPSPDVPSVGSANWSGGLMATRHLIELGHRRIAAITGPEDMMCSLARVDGYRSAMNAAGLPIDPALIRYGDFHPSGGEARARELLALDDPPTAIFAGSDLQALGAIAAGAAAGLSVPEDLSVVGYDDIALARWMSPQLTTVHQPLRRMGEEATRLALRLADGGTADTLRMDLATHLVVRGSTAPLAASPV, encoded by the coding sequence ATGTCCGATGCGCGCCCCGCCGACCGCGTCACCCTCGCCGCGATCGCGGCCGAGGCCGGCGTCTCGCTGGCGACCGTGTCGAAGGTGCTCAACGGGCGCACCGATGTCGCCCCCGCCACGCGCTCGCGACTGGAGGAGCATCTGGCCCAGCACGGCTACACCCGCCGCGCCGCGAAGCAGCGCAGCGAGTTCGTCGAGCTGGTGTTCCACGAGCTCGAGCCCAGCTGGTCGATGGAGGTCATCGAGGGCGTCGAGGACGTCGCCCACGCCGCCGGGCTCTCCGTGGTGCTGACCGTCAGCGGCGACCGCCACCAGCCCGGGCCCGAGTGGATCGACGGCGTGCTGCGCCGGCGCCCGGTCGGCGTCGTCCTGGTGTTCTCCGACATCTCGGTGCGCTACCGCGACAAGCTGCGCGCGAGCGGCATCCCGTTCGTCGTCGTCGACCCCGCGGGCGACCCGTCGCCCGACGTGCCGTCGGTGGGGTCGGCCAACTGGTCGGGCGGCCTCATGGCCACCCGGCACCTCATCGAGCTGGGGCACCGTCGCATCGCCGCCATCACGGGCCCGGAGGACATGATGTGCTCGCTCGCCCGCGTCGACGGCTACCGCTCGGCGATGAACGCCGCCGGCCTCCCGATCGATCCGGCTCTCATCCGCTACGGCGACTTCCACCCGAGCGGCGGCGAGGCGCGCGCGCGAGAGCTGCTCGCCCTCGACGATCCGCCCACGGCGATCTTCGCCGGCAGCGACCTGCAGGCGCTCGGAGCGATCGCGGCGGGGGCGGCGGCGGGGCTGAGCGTGCCGGAGGACCTGTCGGTGGTCGGCTACGACGACATCGCCCTCGCCCGGTGGATGAGCCCGCAGCTGACCACCGTGCACCAGCCGCTGCGGCGCATGGGCGAGGAGGCTACGCGCCTGGCTCTGCGCCTGGCCGACGGCGGCACCGCCGACACCCTGCGCATGGACCTCGCCACGCACCTCGTGGTGCGCGGTTCCACGGCGCCGCTCGCGGCATCCCCCGTCTGA
- the xylB gene encoding xylulokinase → MPQVLGVDSSTQSCKVVIVDAAGAVVRQGRASHPDGTSVDPAAWWTALQAAIEDAGGLDDVDAWAIGGQQHGMVALDADGRVIRDALLWNDTRSAGAASELIAEFGAEELARRTGLVPVASFTITKLRWLRDHEPDNARRVAAVALPHDWLTWRLRGFGPADESPRGPVLDELVTDRSDASGTGYWNPATDGYDRDLLIAALGHDAVLPRVLGPTETVTDAAGRRVGGGAGDNAGAALGLGAGPGDVVVSIGTSGTVFAVSQERTIDPTGTVAGFADCTGRFLPLVATLNAARVLDAIARLLGVDHAELSRLALAAQPGAGGLTLVPYFEGERTPNLPDATAALTGMTLASTTRENLARAAVEGMLAGLGAGLEALRGLGVPIERALLIGGGAQSEAVRVIAPRVLGLPVEVPEPGEYVALGAARQAASALAG, encoded by the coding sequence ATGCCGCAGGTGTTGGGGGTCGACTCGTCGACCCAGTCGTGCAAGGTCGTGATCGTGGATGCCGCGGGGGCGGTCGTGCGCCAGGGGCGCGCGTCGCACCCCGACGGCACGTCGGTCGACCCCGCCGCATGGTGGACGGCCCTGCAAGCGGCGATCGAGGATGCCGGCGGGCTCGATGACGTGGATGCCTGGGCGATCGGCGGCCAGCAGCACGGCATGGTCGCCCTCGACGCCGACGGGCGCGTGATCCGCGACGCCCTGCTGTGGAACGACACCCGCTCGGCGGGCGCGGCATCCGAGCTGATCGCCGAGTTCGGCGCCGAGGAGCTGGCGCGGCGCACGGGCCTCGTGCCCGTGGCATCCTTCACGATCACCAAGCTGCGCTGGCTGCGCGATCACGAACCCGACAACGCGCGGCGCGTCGCCGCCGTCGCGCTGCCGCACGACTGGCTCACCTGGCGCCTGCGCGGCTTCGGCCCGGCGGACGAATCGCCGCGCGGCCCGGTGCTCGACGAGCTCGTCACCGACCGCTCGGACGCGTCGGGCACCGGCTACTGGAACCCCGCCACCGACGGATACGACCGCGACCTGCTGATCGCCGCGCTCGGCCATGACGCGGTGCTTCCGCGGGTGCTCGGACCGACCGAGACCGTGACGGATGCCGCCGGTCGGCGCGTCGGCGGCGGTGCGGGCGACAACGCCGGCGCCGCCCTGGGCCTGGGCGCGGGCCCGGGCGACGTGGTCGTCTCGATCGGCACGAGCGGCACGGTCTTCGCCGTCAGCCAGGAGCGCACGATCGACCCGACGGGCACCGTCGCGGGCTTCGCCGACTGCACCGGACGCTTCCTGCCGCTGGTGGCGACCCTCAACGCGGCACGCGTGCTCGACGCGATCGCGCGCCTGCTGGGCGTGGACCACGCCGAGCTCAGCCGCCTGGCGCTTGCCGCGCAGCCCGGAGCCGGCGGCCTGACCCTCGTGCCGTACTTCGAGGGCGAGCGCACCCCGAACCTCCCCGACGCGACCGCGGCGCTCACCGGCATGACCCTCGCCTCCACCACGCGCGAGAACCTCGCCCGCGCCGCGGTGGAGGGCATGCTCGCCGGCCTCGGCGCCGGGCTCGAAGCGCTGCGCGGACTGGGCGTGCCGATCGAGCGCGCCCTGCTGATCGGCGGCGGTGCCCAGTCCGAAGCCGTGCGGGTCATCGCGCCGCGGGTGCTCGGGCTGCCGGTCGAGGTGCCCGAACCGGGGGAATACGTCGCCCTCGGGGCGGCGCGTCAGGCGGCATCGGCTCTCGCGGGCTGA
- a CDS encoding helix-turn-helix domain-containing protein produces the protein MTDPAAGDLLALAVSAWRHGRVVECFRALEDAFRDLRAADDLAAADVALLAALLRFTTGEVTVATAWTRRAARILAPLADRPAHAYLVYLEAGLGLEGGEAWSAQSAARLAELDAALGDPAVATLSAVVAGMRGLRTGDPATGFAHLDEAMLGVVAGELAPEWAGDALCTTIHACHELADYRRMADWTRATEEWGAHLGDDAVYAGVCRVHRLELRSAAGDWTGAEAALQRTCADLVAGEPWIAGEGWYQLGELRRLRGDASGAVQAYALARDAGVDPAPGEALLALDAGDPARAWALLRTALAARDRLGRVRLLRAGVRIALERDDRDEAARLLAELEAAAADFASDGFRAWAAHARGMVLLAAVDHDGALRALHGALDRYRRLGLRWEQAHALTWIAGAHEARGEAAAAAQVRDDAAAILDALGAAPIRLPAPATPPVGVGPLTARESEILDLVARGASNREIAQRLFISEKTVGRHLANTYLKLDVSSRTAAAAWWHARDGRGIH, from the coding sequence ATGACGGACCCGGCTGCGGGGGACCTGCTCGCTCTGGCGGTGTCGGCGTGGCGGCACGGCCGGGTCGTCGAGTGCTTCCGCGCTCTCGAAGACGCCTTCCGCGACCTCCGCGCCGCCGACGACCTTGCCGCCGCCGACGTCGCCCTCCTGGCGGCGCTGCTGAGGTTCACCACCGGCGAGGTCACGGTGGCCACCGCGTGGACGCGCCGCGCCGCACGCATCCTCGCGCCCCTCGCCGACCGCCCCGCCCACGCATACCTCGTGTATCTCGAGGCCGGCCTGGGGCTCGAGGGGGGTGAAGCGTGGTCCGCACAGAGCGCGGCACGACTGGCGGAACTGGATGCCGCGCTCGGCGATCCCGCCGTGGCGACCCTGTCGGCCGTGGTCGCGGGCATGCGGGGGCTTCGCACGGGGGATCCCGCGACGGGATTCGCGCACCTCGACGAAGCGATGCTGGGGGTGGTGGCGGGCGAACTCGCGCCGGAGTGGGCCGGCGACGCACTGTGCACGACGATCCATGCGTGCCACGAGCTCGCGGACTACCGCCGCATGGCCGACTGGACCCGCGCCACCGAGGAGTGGGGCGCCCACCTGGGCGATGACGCCGTGTACGCCGGGGTGTGCCGCGTGCACCGCCTGGAGCTGCGCTCCGCGGCGGGCGACTGGACCGGCGCCGAAGCGGCCCTGCAGCGCACCTGCGCCGACCTCGTCGCCGGCGAACCGTGGATCGCCGGCGAGGGCTGGTATCAGCTGGGCGAGCTGCGGCGCCTCCGCGGCGATGCGAGCGGCGCTGTGCAGGCCTACGCCCTGGCCAGGGACGCCGGCGTCGATCCCGCCCCCGGCGAGGCGCTGCTCGCCCTCGACGCGGGGGATCCCGCGCGTGCCTGGGCGCTGCTGCGCACGGCGCTGGCGGCCCGCGACCGCCTCGGACGGGTGCGGCTGCTCCGCGCGGGCGTGCGCATCGCGCTGGAGCGCGACGATCGCGACGAGGCTGCGCGGCTGCTCGCCGAGCTCGAGGCCGCCGCCGCCGACTTCGCCAGCGACGGCTTCCGCGCGTGGGCCGCGCACGCCCGCGGCATGGTGCTGCTCGCGGCCGTCGACCACGACGGCGCGCTCCGGGCCCTGCACGGCGCCCTCGACCGGTACCGCCGCCTGGGGCTGCGGTGGGAGCAGGCGCACGCCCTCACCTGGATCGCCGGTGCCCACGAAGCCCGGGGCGAGGCGGCCGCCGCCGCCCAGGTCCGTGACGACGCCGCCGCGATCCTCGACGCGCTCGGTGCGGCGCCGATCCGCCTGCCCGCGCCGGCGACGCCGCCCGTGGGCGTCGGACCGCTGACGGCCCGCGAGTCGGAGATCCTCGATCTCGTCGCCCGCGGAGCATCGAATCGCGAGATCGCGCAGCGCCTCTTCATCAGCGAGAAGACCGTCGGCCGGCACCTGGCCAACACGTACCTGAAACTCGACGTCTCCTCTCGCACCGCCGCGGCTGCCTGGTGGCACGCGCGCGACGGGCGCGGCATCCACTGA
- a CDS encoding carbohydrate ABC transporter permease, with protein MTTTAIVTGSADPRPAEPAGRRFDWGQPFVYLVAFVVAAIAVGPVLYVFIGGFRSTADLNANPAGWPDPWMLDNWITVLTAPRFWGNVLASTILAVATTAGVVIAGIMAAFVLARYDFRGRQGLYTLFAAGLMFPLTVAALPLTLLLRTLGLHGTYLGVIIPGIAFALPTTIIILVPFLKAIPDELEEAAMIDGASRIGFFWRILLPLAKPGLITVGILAFVASWNGYLLPLLVISTGTLPQELWPLPLGVTQFSSQYSQDTGAVLAYTSLAMIPALVFFLLAEKRIVGGLTGAVKG; from the coding sequence ATGACCACCACCGCCATCGTCACCGGTTCGGCCGATCCGCGGCCGGCCGAGCCGGCCGGCCGCCGCTTCGACTGGGGGCAGCCGTTCGTCTACCTCGTCGCCTTCGTGGTCGCCGCGATCGCCGTCGGCCCCGTGCTCTACGTCTTCATCGGCGGGTTCCGCTCCACCGCGGACCTCAACGCCAACCCCGCGGGATGGCCCGACCCCTGGATGCTCGACAACTGGATCACGGTGCTCACCGCGCCGCGCTTCTGGGGCAATGTGCTGGCCTCCACGATCCTCGCCGTCGCGACCACCGCGGGGGTGGTGATCGCCGGCATCATGGCGGCGTTCGTGCTCGCCCGCTACGACTTCCGAGGGCGCCAGGGCCTGTACACGCTCTTCGCCGCGGGCCTCATGTTCCCGCTCACCGTGGCGGCGCTGCCGCTGACCCTGCTGCTGCGCACGCTGGGCCTGCACGGCACCTACCTCGGAGTGATCATCCCCGGCATCGCGTTCGCGCTGCCCACGACGATCATCATCCTGGTGCCCTTCCTCAAGGCGATCCCCGACGAGCTCGAAGAGGCCGCCATGATCGACGGCGCCTCCCGCATCGGTTTCTTCTGGCGGATCCTCCTGCCCCTGGCCAAGCCGGGGCTCATCACCGTCGGCATCCTCGCCTTCGTCGCCAGCTGGAACGGCTACCTCCTGCCCCTGCTCGTGATCAGCACCGGCACCCTCCCGCAGGAGCTGTGGCCCCTGCCGCTGGGGGTCACCCAGTTCTCCTCGCAGTACTCGCAGGACACCGGCGCCGTGCTGGCGTACACCTCGCTCGCGATGATCCCCGCCCTCGTCTTCTTCCTCCTCGCCGAAAAGCGCATCGTGGGCGGCCTCACCGGGGCGGTGAAGGGATGA
- a CDS encoding glycoside hydrolase family 3 N-terminal domain-containing protein, producing the protein MEPETMMDAAPRAAASTEAPVWRDPARTPDERADALLRQMTIAEKVAQLYGVWVGASDDGDDVAPHQHDMSEELDLDAILPAGLGQLTRPFGTAPVDPAVGALSLQRAQQRIAAANRFGIPALAHEECLAGFATWGATAYPVPLSWGATFDPDLVREIGARIGSDMRAVGVHQGLAPVLDVVRDARWGRVEETIGEDPYLVGTVATAYIQGVESAGIVATLKHFVGYSASRGGRNLAPVSVGPRELADVLLPPFEMAIRESGVRSVMNSYTDLDGIPTAADARLLTGILRDEWGFTGTVVADYFSIAFLKELHGTSETWTDAARDALRAGVDVELPTVKTFGADLVAAVERGDVDEALIDRALRRVLAQKAALGLLDPDWSPVPPALAGAPVDAGAVRGTVDLDPPANRALARRAAEQAVVLLRNDGVLPLSAGGAPRIAVIGPTADDPYAVLGCYSFPAHVGVRHPEVPLGIALPTLRESLAAEFPGARFEYAAGTSIDGGETAGFAEAVAAASRADVVVLALGDRAGLFGRGTSGEGCDAGDLSLPGAQQALLDAVLAAGAPTVVTLLAGRPYALGAAPQRAAAIVQSFFAGEEGTGAIAGVISGRVNPSGRLPVSVPADPGAQPSTYLAARLGRHNEVSNIDPTPAYAFGHGLGYSPFVWSDVQASATAIATDGTVTVSLTVGNAGARDGAEVVQLYLHDPVASVVQPVQRLIAYARVDVAAGARVRVSFAVPADLAAFTGVDGRRIVEPGEIVLGFGRSSADIVATCGVRLTGDAPRPVGSHRARHATVTVER; encoded by the coding sequence ATGGAACCCGAGACGATGATGGATGCCGCGCCCCGAGCCGCGGCATCCACGGAAGCCCCTGTGTGGCGCGACCCGGCTCGCACGCCCGACGAGCGCGCCGACGCGCTCCTGCGCCAGATGACAATCGCTGAGAAGGTCGCGCAGCTCTACGGCGTGTGGGTCGGCGCCTCCGACGACGGCGACGACGTCGCCCCGCACCAGCACGACATGAGCGAGGAGCTCGATCTCGACGCGATCCTTCCCGCCGGACTCGGGCAGCTCACCCGCCCGTTCGGGACGGCGCCCGTCGATCCGGCCGTCGGCGCCCTGTCGCTGCAGCGCGCGCAGCAGCGCATCGCGGCGGCGAACAGGTTCGGCATCCCGGCGCTCGCGCACGAGGAGTGCCTGGCGGGCTTCGCGACGTGGGGGGCCACGGCCTACCCGGTGCCGCTGAGCTGGGGCGCCACGTTCGACCCCGACCTGGTTCGCGAGATCGGCGCGCGCATCGGCTCCGACATGCGCGCCGTCGGCGTGCATCAGGGCCTCGCCCCGGTGCTCGACGTCGTGCGCGATGCCCGCTGGGGCCGCGTCGAGGAGACGATCGGCGAGGACCCCTACCTCGTCGGCACCGTGGCCACCGCCTACATCCAGGGCGTCGAGTCCGCCGGGATCGTCGCGACCCTCAAGCACTTCGTGGGCTACTCCGCCTCGCGCGGCGGCCGCAACCTCGCCCCGGTCTCGGTCGGGCCGCGCGAGCTCGCCGACGTGCTGCTTCCCCCGTTCGAGATGGCGATCCGCGAGAGCGGGGTGCGGTCGGTCATGAACTCGTACACCGATCTCGACGGCATCCCCACCGCCGCGGACGCGCGCCTTCTCACCGGGATCCTGCGCGACGAGTGGGGGTTCACGGGAACGGTCGTTGCCGACTACTTCTCGATCGCGTTCCTGAAGGAGCTGCACGGCACGAGCGAGACGTGGACGGATGCCGCGCGCGACGCCCTGCGCGCGGGCGTCGACGTCGAGCTGCCCACGGTGAAGACCTTCGGCGCCGACCTCGTCGCGGCCGTCGAACGCGGCGACGTCGACGAGGCGCTCATCGACCGCGCCCTGCGACGCGTCCTCGCGCAGAAGGCCGCCCTCGGACTGCTCGACCCGGACTGGTCGCCGGTCCCGCCCGCACTGGCGGGGGCGCCGGTCGATGCCGGGGCCGTGCGCGGCACCGTCGACCTCGATCCGCCCGCCAACCGCGCGCTCGCGCGCCGCGCTGCCGAGCAGGCCGTGGTGCTCCTGCGAAACGACGGGGTGCTCCCGCTGTCCGCGGGCGGTGCGCCGCGGATCGCGGTCATCGGTCCGACCGCCGACGACCCGTACGCGGTGCTCGGCTGCTATTCGTTCCCCGCCCACGTGGGGGTGCGGCATCCCGAGGTGCCCCTCGGCATCGCCCTGCCCACGCTGCGCGAGTCCCTCGCCGCCGAGTTCCCGGGGGCGCGGTTCGAGTACGCCGCGGGCACCTCGATCGATGGCGGGGAGACGGCGGGCTTCGCCGAGGCGGTCGCCGCGGCATCCCGTGCCGACGTCGTCGTGCTCGCCCTCGGCGACCGCGCCGGCCTGTTCGGCCGCGGCACCTCGGGCGAGGGCTGCGACGCCGGCGACCTGTCGCTGCCGGGCGCCCAGCAGGCGCTGCTCGACGCGGTGCTCGCGGCGGGAGCGCCGACGGTCGTGACCCTGCTCGCCGGCCGGCCCTACGCGCTGGGGGCGGCTCCGCAGCGCGCCGCCGCCATCGTGCAGTCCTTCTTCGCCGGAGAGGAGGGGACGGGCGCGATCGCGGGCGTGATCAGCGGACGCGTGAACCCGTCCGGGCGACTTCCGGTCAGCGTGCCGGCCGACCCGGGTGCGCAGCCCTCGACCTACCTCGCCGCCCGCCTCGGTCGCCACAACGAGGTCTCGAACATCGACCCCACGCCCGCCTACGCCTTCGGCCACGGTCTGGGCTACAGCCCGTTCGTGTGGTCGGACGTCCAGGCGTCGGCGACCGCCATCGCGACCGATGGAACGGTGACCGTGTCGCTGACGGTGGGCAACGCGGGCGCGCGCGACGGCGCCGAGGTCGTGCAGCTGTACCTGCACGATCCGGTGGCCTCGGTCGTGCAGCCGGTGCAGCGGCTCATCGCCTACGCTCGCGTCGATGTCGCGGCGGGAGCACGCGTGCGCGTGTCGTTCGCCGTCCCGGCCGATCTGGCGGCGTTCACCGGCGTGGACGGTCGGCGCATCGTCGAGCCGGGGGAGATCGTGCTCGGCTTCGGGCGCTCCAGCGCCGACATCGTCGCCACCTGCGGCGTGCGTCTCACCGGGGACGCGCCGCGCCCGGTGGGATCGCACCGCGCCCGGCACGCGACGGTGACGGTGGAGCGCTGA